CTTATATGCTTTGGCGGTGACGATGTTAGTTTTACTGACAGGTAAATTACCCCAAGAATTAATTGATACTTACAACTTGACTTGGCAATGGCAACGAGAAATTAGCCTCAGTCCCAGTTTAGGACAGGTATTGGATAGAATGCTATCCGCCCGACCAGGCGATCGCTATCAATCAGCCCGTCAAGTCCAAGAAGCACTCAACCCTTCACAAGTTACCTATCCCCCTACTCAACCCCCCGCACCCATACCCAAACCCACTTCAGCCACAGTCGCTGTCTCCCCCCCTCCCCCCATCTCCCCATCTCCCGTCCCACCCTCTCCCCCTCCCTCCAACCCCTGGACACCAACCCAAACCTTCCTCACAGTGCTGGTGTTGGCTAGTGTTGGGGGATTCGGTTTGTGGGGAGTGAATAATTTGTTACATTCCCCTGGCGGCGATAACGGGGGAAGTACAGTCACATCAAGTCCCACCGTCACTAATACAGCAGAGGCGCAATATTCACCAGAAGAACGACGACGTAAAGAAAAATTGGATAATCGTCGGCAACAGTTGGGTATTGACTCTAATTTCTATGTAAAATTGGTGAATCAACTGTTTTCCCAAAAAAATCCCAATTTACAGGGACGGACTTTGAGCGATCGCCCCGAAGATGAAAGTTTACGCGCCGAATGGGATGAACTAGCCGCAGACATACTCGATAAACTAGAATCATTGAGTACCAAAGCGCGTCAACAACTAGGTACTTACACCGGAGCCGAACTCAACAGATGGAAGGTGGAAGTGAACCAAATCAACGTTGGTAGTCGTTCTTTATACGATTTAGGGGATGCAGCTTTTTACAAGCTATTTCCCGAACAGCGCCAACAGAATTTTATCGATCAGCCTATTGGACAAGTTTGGTATGGGTTAGTCAGTGATAAACTCAGTGCAATACTAGCTGGTAGTGCGTTTGAAAAAGTTGTGTTTGACAAAGATGCAACGGGTAAAACAGTTAGTGGGACTTTGGAACCTGGTACTGGTAAAGTTTTCATCGCTGGATTGGCGAAAGAACAAGATTTGGAAGTCAAGTTAAACGCCAATGCGAAAGTTTTGTTGTCTATATATTCGCCTTCTGGGAAAATCCAATTTTTAACAGATTCTAGAGAACGCAGTTTATCAAAAAAACTACCAGAAAATGGATTTTATGAGTTTGTTGTGGTTTCTGTAGGGTCACAACCTTTAAATTATGAACTCACCATTACAGCGATAAGTCCCATCCCCGAACCATTACCAACACCAACTGCGACGGAAACCCCTACACCGACACCGACGCCTACAGATACGGTGACACCGATATCGGAACCGACGGATGGACCTACACCTACCCAGGGTAATTAGGGGAAAAGTTATTTTTCGTGTTCTTTAAGTAATGAGTAAGGAGTAATGAGTTATGAGTTATGAGTTATGAGTTATGAGTTATGAGTTATGAGTAAGGAGTAATGAGTAAGGAGTAATGAGTAATGAGTAATGAGTAAGGAGTAATGAGTAAGGAGTAATGAGTAATGAGTTATGAGTAAGGAGTAAGGAGTAATGAGTTATGAGTAAGGAGTAATGAGTAATGAGTTATGAGTAATGAGTAATGAGTAATGAGTAATGAGTAATGAGTAATGAAAAAGTTATTAAGATATTATTCCTTTCCCGCTGGAAGATTACCGAAATAATTTTGATATCACGCAAAGGCGCATTCGCGGAGCGTCTGTCTTCGACACGCTACGCGTAAAGCCTGCGGCATAGCTCCGCTTACGCGTAGCGTCCCGCAGGGAACGTAGAGAAGAAGGAAAATTATAGGTAATCTTAGACCGTGAAGGGAGTAACAACTTCAATCAACAAGTTGAAAGAAAAATAAAAAATAATCCACTCATTACTCCTTACTCCTTACTCCTAACTCCTAACTCCTAACTCCTAACTCCTTACTCCTAACTCCTTACTCCTAACTCCTTACTCCTAACTCCTTACTCCTAACTCCTAACTCCTTACTCCTTACTCCTAACTCCTTACTCCTTACTCCTTACTCCTAACTCCTTACTCCTAACTCCTTACTCCTTACTCCTTACTCCTAACTCCTAACTCCTAACTCCTTACTCCTTACTCCTTACTCCTAACTCCTTACTCCTTACTCATTACTCCTTACTCCTTACTCCTAACTCCTAACTCCTAACTCCTAACTCCTTACTCCTTACTCCTTACTCATTACTCCTTACTCCTAACTCCTAACTCCTAACTCCTAACTCCTAACTCCTAACTCCTAACTCCTAACTCCTAACTCCTAACTCCTAACTCCTAACTCCTATTACTCCTTACTCCTTACTCCTTACTCCTTACTCCTTACTCCTTACTCCTTAGTCCTATAACTTTATAAATTTTCCCAGCTAGGCCAAGAGTCAAAATGCAGCTAGCACCGCTGTTTCCGATTTTTTACCGCCTTCTCCAACCGACTTTTCCTAATTGTCTTTGGGGAGGCGATCGCGATTTGAAAGCGATCGCGCTGACGTTTGATGATGGACCCCATCCCCAATACACCCGCCAAGTTTTGGCTATTTTAGACCATTACAAGGTGACAGCGAGTTTTTTTTGGTTGGGTGCTTGTGTCAACGCTTCACCGGGGATTGCCAAAGAAGTGTGCGATCGCGGACACTGGATTGGATTGCATGGTTATGATCATCGCTCTTTTCCCATGCTCTCCCCGACTGAACTCCAGGACAGTTTAGCAAAAACCCAAGTTGCAATCTACAATGCTTGCAACCTGCTACCCGCACAAGTACTGGATGTCCGACCTCCCAACGGTTTATTTACACCCCAGACTTTAAAATTATTTCGTCAGTGGAATTACCGCCCAGTTATGTGGAGTGTTGTACCAGAAGACTGGGTACTACCAGGAGTCGCCACTGTGGTAAAGCGAGTTCTCAATCAGGTAGAAAATGGCTCGCTGATTGTTTTGCATGATGGGTTTTACGGCGGTCAAGATGTTGCAGCCACAATCCAAATCTTGATTCCTCAACTACTACAACAAGGCTATAAATTTGTGACTGTTGATACTTTGTGGCAGATGGCTCAAGGGAATGATCACTGATTTTTTCGCCTGCTAGGGTAGGGGATCTAGGCCTTGCGCCCCTACTGATATGCTGACAATATTTGATTACTGACGCACCCTACAGCAGTTTCAGTTGCTCTTAGCTTTTCGCTTTTGAACAATATCCCCATCAGGACTGGTGGTGGAGACAGATTCTGCAGTTCCTAATAGATGATGTATTTCACGTGAACAAGAGCTATCATCCTGACAACAAGTAACTGGTAATCTTTGGATCAGTACTGGCTGCGGTGGTGTTTTTTGTTTTGGCGTCGATTTAGTAGCCAAGGAAACTGGTAAATCCCACTTTGTCACCCGACATTCTAACGGACTGAGTTTCCGATTCCCCAAGGATGGCATACGCACCAGGAAAATTAATAGCACAACAGGTAGACTGATGCTAATACCCCCAAGTATTTTTCTCATCCCAAAAATCGCCATATCCTATTACTACATGTAAATATTCCCCAAACCCTTACCAATGATAAACCAATACGGTTCAGTTAGAGCCAAAAACCTTGACCCATGTAGGTTGGGTTGAGGCTTTGCGAAACCCAAAATTTGGCGGGTTTGTTGGGTTTCGTTCCTCAACCCAACCTACAATTTTCCTTAACTGAACCGTATTGAATGATAAACGACAAATTACTCATTCATATTATGATAAGTAGCAACTGCAGAAGGTGATATCCGGTTCAAGTAGCGGAAAATCCAGTATTTGAAAATGGTATCTAAAATCACTGGGAACGTGGCAATAAATAAGAAGATAAAATCTCTATTTTCTGCTAAACCCCAATGACGTGATATACCTTCGAGAATGACTTCCCAGCCATGAGGAGAGTGGAATCCGACAAATATATCAGTCAGCAAAATGATAATAAATGCCTTAGCACTGTCACTGAGACCATAGACAATATTATCGAAAAATTCTTTAACCACAGCTATCGAAGACTTACTAACGAGCAAAAACCAGATGAAAGCACCCACCGAAAAAACATCTGCAAATACATTTTTAATCGCATCCGAGCTTTCGTGA
The Gloeotrichia echinulata CP02 DNA segment above includes these coding regions:
- a CDS encoding serine/threonine-protein kinase produces the protein MNSLYCTKGHENPAGSRFCLNCGEKLLDTPSGYGIQPGQTLGDRYVVVRQLGQGGFGRTYLTEDVNRFRELCVLKEFSPQVQTPYVLQKAEELFQREASVLYKLQHPQIPRFRELFRTNFQGKEYLFLVQDFVEGQAYSSLLNSRQQQSRKFTEAEVRQLLLQILPVLEYIHSVGVIHRDISPDNLMLRTADQLPVLIDFGGVKQVAAVVASQYYQPGEMNATPAGTLLGKVGFAPPEQMQTGLVSPHSDLYALAVTMLVLLTGKLPQELIDTYNLTWQWQREISLSPSLGQVLDRMLSARPGDRYQSARQVQEALNPSQVTYPPTQPPAPIPKPTSATVAVSPPPPISPSPVPPSPPPSNPWTPTQTFLTVLVLASVGGFGLWGVNNLLHSPGGDNGGSTVTSSPTVTNTAEAQYSPEERRRKEKLDNRRQQLGIDSNFYVKLVNQLFSQKNPNLQGRTLSDRPEDESLRAEWDELAADILDKLESLSTKARQQLGTYTGAELNRWKVEVNQINVGSRSLYDLGDAAFYKLFPEQRQQNFIDQPIGQVWYGLVSDKLSAILAGSAFEKVVFDKDATGKTVSGTLEPGTGKVFIAGLAKEQDLEVKLNANAKVLLSIYSPSGKIQFLTDSRERSLSKKLPENGFYEFVVVSVGSQPLNYELTITAISPIPEPLPTPTATETPTPTPTPTDTVTPISEPTDGPTPTQGN
- a CDS encoding polysaccharide deacetylase family protein → MQLAPLFPIFYRLLQPTFPNCLWGGDRDLKAIALTFDDGPHPQYTRQVLAILDHYKVTASFFWLGACVNASPGIAKEVCDRGHWIGLHGYDHRSFPMLSPTELQDSLAKTQVAIYNACNLLPAQVLDVRPPNGLFTPQTLKLFRQWNYRPVMWSVVPEDWVLPGVATVVKRVLNQVENGSLIVLHDGFYGGQDVAATIQILIPQLLQQGYKFVTVDTLWQMAQGNDH